The window TGGAGGCCGGGTCGACGGTGAACAGCAGGCCCTGTTCGGCAGCAGCCTTGGTGGCGTTGAGCGTCAGCACGCCGGTCTGGGCCGTGAGGGTCTTGTTGTCGGGGTCGATGTCCTTGATGCGTTTGAAGCGGCTCATGGAGAGGATGACGCAACGCTGACGAGCGGGAATGGCGCCGCCGGTCAGGCCGGTGCCGCCTCCACGCGGAATCACGCCGAAGCCCATCTCCGCGGCCAGCCGCACAACGTTGCGGACGTGTTCTTCCTCGGTGGGAAAAACCACCAGCATGGGCAGTTCCATGCGCAGGTCCGTGGCGTCCGTGGCGGATTCGATGATGCAGTTGGGTTCGTTGCCAATGTTTTCGTCGGGCATGAAGGATCTGAGGCGTTTGACCAGTTGCTCGCGGAACACGGCGTCCGCATCGAACTGCCGCCAGAATTCCTGAATGGCTGCGGAGATGATCTTGGGATATTCGCCGGACATGAGCGGCTTGGACATGTTCAACCGACGCTCCACGCTGGTGCGCACCAGCTCGGGGTCGATGAACGGGTTGTAGCGGACCAGAAAGAGTTCGGCGGCCAGATTGGTTGCCAGTTGCCGCACGTTTTCCGGCCAGCTGGAGAATCCCTGCATGTCCACCATGCCGAAAACACGGGACATGAGTTGTTCGTCGGAAATCGAAATATGGGGTCCGAGCTGTGCCATGAAAGCAGAATATCCTTGGGCCGTGAGGCCCTGTTTGTCTTGTTTTCGCGAAGACAGGAAATATAGGTCTGGCGTGTTCCGTTGGCAAGGGTAAAAAAAATGAAATTGTAATTATTTGTTTTTGCTAGGTAAAATTATTATTATGGCGAATGTTTCACAATATGTTTCGCATAACGCAGACATGGCTGTCCAAGGCATGGGAAATGATGCCGGAAACGGTGTGAAACAGTGTTTCGCAGCCTAATTTTTTCGAGTTGCCGAACTCTGGACAGCGCGCCCGTGCGGGGCTATGTAGCTTCTCTCGTCACCCGCCAACCCGAAACCGGGAGTGAATATCGTGAATACTTCGGATTTTGCCAGCCTCAAGCTGTTTATCACCGGGCCGACGCTGGTCCGCGAAGAGACCCGTCAGGCCGCGTCCCTGCCCGAATTCGGGCACCGCGACAAGGAAAACGACAAGCGGTGCGCGCCCATCATGGAGCATCTGCGCGCTCTGGCCGGTGTGCATGATGAATACGAGGTCTGCCTGATCAACGGTTCCGGTTCCACGGCGTTGGAGGCCTCGGTCCGTTCGCTGGTGCGCGATGACGAGACCGTGCTCAACATTTCCGTGGGCGCGTTCGGCGACCTGTATCACAACATCGCGGTGAACAACGGCAAGCGGGCCGTGCAACTGCGGTTCGACAACGGCCGCGCCATGGACGCGGAGCGTGTGCGTGCCGCCCTTGAGGAGCATGTCCCGGCCGTGGTGACCATGACCCACAACGAGACCAGCACGGGCGTGACCAACGACATCGAATCCATCTGTTCGCTGGTGCGTGAATACGGCGCCTTGCCGCTGGTGGACGGGGTTTCCATTTTCGGGGGCACGGACATCGGCCTGCTTTCCGCCCGGCCCGCCATGTATGTGACCGCCACCCAGAAATGTTTGGCCCTGCCTGCAGGGTTCGGCATCGCCTTTGTCGCGCCGGAAGCAGTGACCAAGGCCGAGACCGTGCCTGTGCGCGGCCATTCCTCGGACATCCTGCGTCAGCTCGTTTCTGCCCGCAAGAACCAGATGCTGACCACGCCCAACACCACGCTGCTGAACCAGATGGCCGTGCAGCTCGACTACATCGTCAATACCGAGGGCATCGAGGCCCGGTTCGCCCGCCATGCGGCCATGCGTGATCAGGTGCATGCGTGGGTGGAAAAACAGGACGGTTTCGACCTTTTTGCGCAGCAGGGCTATCGTTCTCCGGTGCTGACCACGGTGCGCGCGCCCGAGTCCGTGGGATTCGACGCGCTCAAGAACGACCTCAAGGAACGCATGCGTGCCCGGGGCTATCTGTTCGACCCGGGCTATGGCAAGCTCAATACGCAAATGCGCGAGGCGGGCGAGCGGCCCATCTTCCGCATCGGGCATATGGGTGACATCACCCCGGAGCTGCTGGCCGAATATCTGGATGAATTGGGCGAGGAACTGGCCCGCCTGTGATTCTTTCATGATGGCTCTCGCCTTCATGAAACATGGAGGCTGACAAGTCATACCCCTAACGCCAGAAAACTGCGCCCGGCCCGCGAAAGCGGGCCGGGCGCAGCGCCAAAAAGTTTTGGAGATTCCAAAGAACCTTTTTCAAAAGGTTCTTTGGCCGCCGGAGGTATTCGGCCTCGTAAACAGGCCGAATCAATCGTCCAAACGGCCCAACGCCAGCAACCGCTGTCCCCATGCGGCCTGTCCCAGTGAGATGCAGCCGTCGTTGGGCGAAACCCGTGTGTGGCTCAGCACCTGCAATCCTTGCATTTCCAGCGCGAGCGGCAGTTCCGAGGCCATGGTCAGGTTCTGCATGACCCCACCCGAGAGCGCCACATGCTCCACGCCCAGCACCTCGGCAAAGGCGGCGGCCATGTTCGTCAGCCCGTTGATCAGCCCCAGATGGAACCGCCGGGCAATGCGCCCGATGTCCTCGTTGCGTTCAAGGTCTTCCAACACGCCGAGCACCAGTTGCATGGTGTCCAGCACGGCGGGCTGGTCGTCGGTGGTCAGCGGGCAGTCATAGGCCCCGCATTCGTCCATGTCCTGCGCGCGTTCCAGACGGATGGCGGCCTGCCCTTCGTAGCTGATGGCGTTGGCCAGCCCCATGAGCGCGGCCACACCGTCGAACAGGCGGCCGCAGCTTGAGGTCAGTGGCGAATTGATGCCGCGTTCCAGCAGTTGCGGCAACAGCCGGGACTGGGTTTCGAATTCGTCCAGCCACGGCCATCGGTAATTTGTCGGTTCCTTTCGATCCAGCCCGTGCAGCATGGCTTGGGCAATGCGCCACGGTTCGCGCACCGCGGCCTCGCCGCCCGGAAGCGGGATGTGCGCGAAACGGGCCATGCGTTCGTGTTCCAGCGATTCATTGTCCACGTACAGGCATTCCCCGCCCCAGATGGTTTTGTCCTCGCCGTAGCCCGTGCCGTCCAGCGCAAGGCCGATAACCGGACCGCTGAACTTGTTTTCGGCCAGCACCGCATGGATGTGCGCATAGTGGTGCTGCAGGGCGCGGGCCGGGATGCCGCGCTGCTCGGCCAGTTGCCGCGCCGTGGTGGTGGTGGCGTAGTCGGGGTGCAGGTCGTGCACGATCAGCTCGGGCGAGACCTGCAGGATGGATTCGAGATGTTCGAGGATTTCGCCGTGAAAACCGTGCACCGAAAGGTTTTCCATGTCGCCGATGTGCTGGGAGGGAAAGGCCTGATCCTTTTTGGTCAGGGTCAGGGTGCATTTCAGTTCCGGCCCGGTCCCCAGCACGGTGGGACCATCGTGGGGCAGGAACACGGGCGAGGGCGTGAACCCGCGCGCCCGGCGCATGAACAGCGGCTTGCCCGTGGCCGGGTTCATGCGCACCACCGAGTCGTCGCAGCGGATCAGGATGTCCCGGTCGTGCAGCAGGAAAATGTCCGCAATGCCGTGCAGGCGTTCGAGGGCCTCGCGGTTGCCCAGACAGATGGGCTCGGAGCTCATGTTGCCCGAGGTCATGACCAGCGCGGGCGTGTTGCCTGTGGCCGCGTACAGTTCCAGCAGGATGTTGTGCAGGGGCGTGTAGGGCAGCATTATGCCGATGAAATTCGTATCCGGGGCGATGGATGGCGCAAGGGAGGAGGCGTGGCCTGTTTTGGCGGCCAGCACGATGGGGCGCTGTATGCCGGAAAGTTGTTCTTCCTCCTCCGGGGTCAGGGCTGCGATTGTTCGTGCGGTGGCAGTGTCCGGCACCATCACGGCCAGCGGCTTGTCCGGCCGGTTCTTGCGGGTGCGCAGGGTTTGC is drawn from Pseudodesulfovibrio senegalensis and contains these coding sequences:
- a CDS encoding pyridoxal-phosphate-dependent aminotransferase family protein, which translates into the protein MNTSDFASLKLFITGPTLVREETRQAASLPEFGHRDKENDKRCAPIMEHLRALAGVHDEYEVCLINGSGSTALEASVRSLVRDDETVLNISVGAFGDLYHNIAVNNGKRAVQLRFDNGRAMDAERVRAALEEHVPAVVTMTHNETSTGVTNDIESICSLVREYGALPLVDGVSIFGGTDIGLLSARPAMYVTATQKCLALPAGFGIAFVAPEAVTKAETVPVRGHSSDILRQLVSARKNQMLTTPNTTLLNQMAVQLDYIVNTEGIEARFARHAAMRDQVHAWVEKQDGFDLFAQQGYRSPVLTTVRAPESVGFDALKNDLKERMRARGYLFDPGYGKLNTQMREAGERPIFRIGHMGDITPELLAEYLDELGEELARL
- the hypF gene encoding carbamoyltransferase HypF, translated to MSVTRRRYTITGQVQGVGFRPFVFRIALENSVTGTVRNSPEGVIIEVQSQSARVQAFGEDLTAKLPPLARIVTLEQEDVAALEDETEFSILHSTAGQGNSVLISPDVATCEDCLADMHDPQNPRYRYPFTNCTNCGPRYTITRSIPYDRPATSMACFELCPDCREEYENPLDRRFHAQPNACPECGPHVWLTDESGETTAERQEALERLAFELAAGKVAAVKGLGGFHLVCDACNEQAVQTLRTRKNRPDKPLAVMVPDTATARTIAALTPEEEEQLSGIQRPIVLAAKTGHASSLAPSIAPDTNFIGIMLPYTPLHNILLELYAATGNTPALVMTSGNMSSEPICLGNREALERLHGIADIFLLHDRDILIRCDDSVVRMNPATGKPLFMRRARGFTPSPVFLPHDGPTVLGTGPELKCTLTLTKKDQAFPSQHIGDMENLSVHGFHGEILEHLESILQVSPELIVHDLHPDYATTTTARQLAEQRGIPARALQHHYAHIHAVLAENKFSGPVIGLALDGTGYGEDKTIWGGECLYVDNESLEHERMARFAHIPLPGGEAAVREPWRIAQAMLHGLDRKEPTNYRWPWLDEFETQSRLLPQLLERGINSPLTSSCGRLFDGVAALMGLANAISYEGQAAIRLERAQDMDECGAYDCPLTTDDQPAVLDTMQLVLGVLEDLERNEDIGRIARRFHLGLINGLTNMAAAFAEVLGVEHVALSGGVMQNLTMASELPLALEMQGLQVLSHTRVSPNDGCISLGQAAWGQRLLALGRLDD